The following DNA comes from Gammaproteobacteria bacterium.
TTCCTGAGCATCGCCGAGGAAGAAGAGAGCGATGAGCAGGCGCCCTCGGAGCGGCGCGTGCGCCGGCTGCACAGCGAGGCGCCTGACGAGATACGTGAGGCCCTGCGCCCGTTCGGTTATTATGCGCCCCGCATTCGCGCGCGGCTCACACGCACGGAAGACGGCTGGATCGCCCATTATCGGATACAGCCTGGTCCGCCTACCATCGTGCGGACGATCGACATCGAGGTTCTCGGCCCCGGCGACGAAGAGCCCGCCGTGCGCAACGCGGTTGCGGGCATTGATCTGCGCAAGGGCGTGCGCCTGGAACACAGCGCCTACGAGAACGCCAAGAGCGCCGTGTACGACGCGGTCTATGGCGCCGGCTATCTAGATGCGCGTTACAAGCGCAGCCAGCTTGTTGTGCGTCCCGAGGTGCTGCAAGCTGAGGTGCACCTCAAGCTGAAGACCGGTCGGCAATACTATTTCGGCGACGTCGATATCGAGCAGGACGTGCTCAACCCCGAATTTGTGCAGCGTTTCGTGAACTTCGGGCCGGGGGATCCATTCGATACCAACAAGCTGCTGGACCTGCAGCTGGCACTGACCGACAGCGGCTACTTCGACAACGTCGAGTTGCGGATCGACAAAGACGAAGCCGTCAACCAGCGCGTGCCGGTGGCCGTGGTCACTCAACCGACCCGGCCGCGTCGCTACAGCATAGGCGCAGGTTACGGCACCGATACCGGTCCGCGGCTGAGCCTGGGTATCGAGTTTCGGCGCATCAATCGCCGCGGTCACAGCTTTCGCGCCGATGTGCAGCTCTCGCCCATCAAAAACGCGTTTAGCACGCAGTATCTGATCCCGATCAAGAATGTCGCCACGGACAACATCGCCATCGCGGGCACCTTGCAACAGGAAGAAATCGGCGACGCGGACACCGAACAACTGATACTGGGCGTGAGCCGTAACGAATTCTGGCGCGGCTTTCAGCGGCGGCTTTACTTCAACTACCAGCGCGAACACTTCAATTTCGGTCCGGGGACCGGCCGCGAGGAGAACCTGCTGTATTCCGGCATCACCCTGGCGCGCAAGCGCACCGACGATCCGCTGTTCGCGCGCAAGGGTTACAGCGTGAACCTGGACGTGCACGGCGGCGACGGCAACCTGCTCTCCTCGACCAGCTTCGTGCGTACCCTGGCGGAAGCACGCGCGGTGTTTCCATTGACGCAGCGCTCACGGCTGCTGCTGCATAGCGAGGCGGGGGCGGTGCTGGTGGACGACTTCGTCGCGCTGCCGCCGTCGCAACGGTTCTTCACCGGCGGCGATCGCACGGTGCGCGGCTACGATTATCAGGACATCGGGCCACTGAGCGACCTCGGCGCCAACGTCGGCGGGCGCTACTTGCTGGCGGGCGGGGTCGAAGCCGATTATTTACTCTTCGGCGATTTCGGCGGCGCGGTGTTCTTCGACGTCGGCGACGCATTCAACGGCACGCCCGATCCGCAAAAAACGGTGGGCGTGGGGCTGCGCTACCGCTCCCCTGTAGGCATGATTCGCCTGGACTTCGCACATCCGCTCGACGATCCAAACGATTCCTTCCGCTTTCACTTAAGCATCGGGCCCGACCTGTGAAGCGTCTACTCAAGTACACCTTGCTCAGTGTATTCGTTGTCTTAGTGCTGGCCGTAGCGACGCTGGCGTTCGTCGCCGCCACCGAGACCGGCACGCGCGCGGCGTGGAATCTGGCGCGCGGGTTTTTGCCCGACGGGCTTAAAGTCGCCGCCGTCGAGGGACGGCTGCTGGGCCCGTTGGTGATCCGTGGCCTCGATTACCGCACCCCCGACTTTCACCTGTCGGTGCGCGCGGGCGAACTGCGCTGGACATCGGGCGACCTGTGGCGCGAACGCGTGCTGACCGTCGACCTGATCGGCATCGACGGCGTGCGCTATACGCAATTACGCGCGGCGCCGCCAGCGCCGGAAAAGAAATCCGGTCCGCTACGGCTGCCGGAGAATATCGATCTACCGCTTGACGTGCGTCTGCATAAATTCCGGCTTCAGGACGTTGCGTATCGCACCGCGCGCGACGCAAAATCTGTGTTTCTGCGCAACGCCGTTGTAAGCGCGGACTACTTCGGCAGCCAATTAACCGTCGACCGCCTGAATATCGACGCTCCGCTCCTGACACTCAATGGCCGCGCGCGCATAGACGCCAGCGGTCCATATCCGCTCAACGCGGCGCTGCGCTGGACAGCAAGACCACCGGATTATCCCGCGGCTCATGGGCGCACTACGATGACGGGTGCGCTGCGCGATGCGGTAGAACTCAAGCAAAGCCTGCAAGCGCCTTACCGCACACAGGCCCGGGTCACGGTCAACAAGCCGCTGGAGAAATCCGCCTTCGATGCGCGGTTGAACCTCGAACAGATCGACTTGAGAGTGATCGACAAGACGCTGCCGCCGATCACCTTGAGCATGCAGGCTCAAGCTGCCGGGCAGCCGCGAGATATTGCGCTAGCCGTCAACACGAGCGTGCGTGAACCCGCATACGGCACGCTGAACCTCGCGCTGAACGGCGGCTTCGCCGGGCAGCGCGTCACCATCGACCGACTGGCGCTGTCGTCGCCCCAGCGACCCGCTCGGCTCGATGCCCAGGGCACCGTGGCGTTGCGCGGTAAACAGCCCGAAGTCGATGTCGAGGCCGACTGGCAGGCGCTGCGCTGGCCGCTCTCGGGCAAGGCGCAAATCAGGAGTCCCAAAGGACGACTGAGCGTGGATGGCACCCTCGACGCCGCGCGTATGAAGCTCGCCGCGGCTTTGAGTGGCGCCACCTTGATGCAGGCCGGCATCAAGGATACGAAAACGCTGAATGCCATCTTCCGCGGCGGTTTCGCGGACAAGGTCCTGACCATAGGCGATCTCGACGTCTCGCTCGGCGAGCAGCGCCTGATCGCGCAAGGCCGGGTCGTCATGGCGGGCAAACAACCCGATCTCGACGTACGGGCAAACTGGCAAGACCTGCGCTGGCCGCTGGCGGGTAAGCCGCTGCTAATGTCCAGCCCGGAAGGCCAGGTGACGCTCGCGGGCACGCCGGAGAATCTCGACGCCAGACTGAGCGTCGGCGTCGGCGAGAAAGGGCGCATCGAGGGCAATGCGACACGCGCCGGCGGCCGGATCGATGTGGCGCTGGATTGGCGCGAGCTGCGCTGGCCGCTTGCCGGCGCTGCGCGGGTGATAAGTTCGCACGGCACTTTCGATGTGCGCGGCAGAATCGAAAACCTGCGCGCCAGACTCTCGGCGAGGCTCGCCGGTCCGGTCTTTTCCAGCGCGGGTATCGAGGCTGAACAGCAGCTTAGAGCAAACTTTGCCGGTGGCCTCAAAGACCAGATAGTACACATCGAGCGATTCGCGTTGGGGCTCGCCGAAGAAAAAACCGAATTGACCGCCGCCGGCCAGGTGGCTTTGAAAAAGCAGTCGAAGTTCGATCTGGATGTCGGCTGGCAGGCGTTGCGCTGGCCGCTCGCGGGCCCGGCTCAGGTCGAAAGTTCCACAGGAAAACTAACGCTCGACGGCCCGCTGGAGGATGTGCGTGCGCGTCTCTCCGCGGCCTTGAGCGGTACGACGCTCATGCAGGCCGGAATCGAGCAGGAACAACAAGTTACTTTGGACTTCGATGGCGGTTTCAAGAATCAGGTCCTGACCATTGACCAGTTCGCGGCGGGCCTGGACGAACAGCAGTTCAGCGCGCAAGGCCGCGCCGTGCTGAAAGGCGAGCAACCTGACCTGGATATGCAAGCGCAATGGCGGCAACTGCGCTGGCCGCTCGCGGGCGACACGATGATCGCCAGTCCCGACGGTGAGGTCGTAGTGCGCGGTACGTCGGAGAATCTGCGCGCCCAATTGAATGTCGGCGTTGGCGACGACGGCCGTATCCAAGGTCGGGCAACACGCGCAGGGCAGAACATCGATCTCGCGCTGGATTGGCATGAATTGCAATGGCCGATGACCGATCCGCAAGTGAAAATCCCGTCAGGCAGACTCGCCGTGTCGGGTCCGCTCCAAGATTATCAGGTCAAACTCAACACAGAAGTGGACGCGCCCGATCTCGCCGGTGCGGCCATCAATGTCGCAGGTTACGGCAGCCTCCAGTTCCTGGACCTCACGCGCATCGACATCGAAGCGCTGAGCGGCGCGATCGGCGGGCAGGCGCGCGTGGCGTGGAAACCGGCGTTGCAGGCCAAGGTCGCGCTGGACGCGCAAGGTCTCGATCCGGGCGAACTGCTCGCCGACTGGCCCGGTACGCTGGGTTTCAGGGTGCGGGCGCAAGCCGCGCAGGCGGGCGACCAGCTGGTGGCCACACTCGAGGACTTAAGCATCGACGGACGGCTGCGCGACCATCCGGTACAAGCCGATGCGCGCGGCGCCTACGACGCGCAAGGCATCGAACTCGAAACGCTGAATGTCGCCTCCGGCGAGAGTTCCCTGCGGGCTGAAGGCCGCGTCGGCGACACCCTGGATCTGAACTGGGAGATCGAAAGCCCGGATCTGTCGCAACTGCTGCCCGCGGCGGCGGGGGAGATTTCGGGCGAGGGCAGCGCGCAAGGACCGTTACAGCGCCCGCGGGCGGAAGTGTCCCTCACGGGCAGCGGCCTGCGCTATCAAACCTTCCAGATGCAAAGTCTGAATCTGGATGCCAATGTCGATGCCAGCGGCGACCGGCGTTCCGTCGTAAACCTCGCGCTGGATAACGGCCGCTCCAGCGACATCAGGCTCAAGCGCATCACGTTAGCCGGCGAGGGTACGCCGTTGGCGCACACGGTGGCGTTGACCGCGCGCACCAGCACCGGCAACGCCGATGTGAGTCTGAACGGTGGACTGGACGACGCTTGGCAATCGGATCAGCGCTGGCGGTTCGAGCTCGACGAGGCGACCTTCAAGTATCCACGTCTGGCGCCCTGGGCGTTGCCTGAACCGATCACCGGCATGGCGAGCGCCGCCCGCGCGACGCTCACACGCGGATGCTGGGCGAGCGGCGACGCGCGTTTGTGCGTGCACGGCGAACGCACGCCCGCACAGATGAGCGGCGCGATGGAACTAACGGATTTCGCTTTCGGTTATGTCCGCCGCCTGTTGCCCCCCGACACTCGCGTAGATGGTGGCCTAGACCTGCAAGCGCGGTTCAGTCAGCCTGCGCAAGGCCAGCCGGCGGCGCAGTTGCGCGTTCAAACCACCCCGGGCAGGGTCGCCAGTGTCGCGACGATCCCCGCTGTTACGCGCGCGGCGGGGGATGGCGGTGGCGCGGCGCCATCACCGGCGCAGGTCTCGACCCTGCTCGAATTCAGATCCAGCGAGATCGATTTCGACATGAGTGAACGGGGTCTTGCTTTAAGTGTGGCGCTGCGACTGGCGGAGCAAGGCAACATCGAGATTATGGCCGCCGTGCCCAATGGTGAGGAACCGCTGCCGCGGCGCCCGTTGGAGGGACGCATACGGACGAACCTGCCCGATCTGTCGTTTATCTCGCAACTGACACCGGATACGGGGCGCTTCGAAGGGCGCGTAACGGGCGATATGCGGCTGGCGGGTTCGCTGCGGGCGCCCGAGCTTTACGGACGCAGCGTGCTCACGGATGGTCAGGCGGTGCTGCACCAACCAGGTCTCAATCTGCAAGACATCAGGATCGCGCTGGCTGGTCAGGGTAAAGACGGCGTGGATTTGAACGCCGCCGTTCGCTCCGGCGGCGGCCTGCTGAACGTAAACGGCGCGTTTCAATTCGCCGACAGGAATATGCCGCGCGCGCAAATCAGCATCGACGGTCATGAATTCCTCGCTTTCAACGCCATGGATGCGCGAGTGTTCATATCGCCAGACCTCGAGGTGGCGGCAAACACCGGCCGGGTGCGCGTGACGGGCGAACTGCACGTGCCTCGCGCCAGTATCCGACCTAAGGAACTGCCCGAATCCGCGGTCTCGGTGTCCGGCGACCAGGTCATCGTGCGGCCGGGCGAGGACGAGGCGGAAACCGCCGACGCAGGAGGCATGAAGGTTTCGGCGCGCATACGGCTGATCGTGGGGCCCAGAGTCACCGACGAGATCGGCGAACAGATCACCGACAAGCTGGACGAGCCGCCGGTTTACATCGAGGCGTTCGGGCTGACCGCGGGCATCGAGGGCGAACTGTTGATCATCGAAGGACCGGGGGAACCGACGCGCGGCACGGGCGAGCTCAACGTGGTCGAAGGCCGCTACCAGGCCTATGGCCAGGACCTGATCATCGAGACCGGCAGAATATTGTTCCCGGGTGGACCCATCAGCGAGCCGGGATTGGACGTACGCGCAATACGCGGCGACCTGGAAGACGAAGACGTTGTGGTGGGCGTGGAAGCGCGCGGCAGCCTCCAGAAGCCGAAATTTCAGCTATTCTCCGAACCTTCCATGCCGCAGCAGGAGCAGTTGTCCTATCTGGTGCTGGGGAATGCGCCGGGCGAGTCATCCGGTGGTGAGAGCTCGCTGCTGGCACGGGCCGCGCTGGCGCTGGGCCTTAAGGGCGGCAACTACCTCGCGGAGAACTTCGGCTCCAGACTGGGCGTGGACGAGATCGGTCTGGAATCTTCCGACACGGGCACGGGCGACGGCGAGCAGGCGTCGCTGGTGATCGGCAAGTACCTGTCGCCCAAGCTCTACCTGAGCTATGGCATCGGCCTGCTGGAACCCGTCTCGACCGTGCGGCTGGAGTACTCGATCACGCGCAGCCTGGAATTTGTCACTGAAACCTCGGGCGCGCAAACCGGTGGCGACGTTATCTACACCATCGAACGCGGCCAATGACGCGATCGTGACCCTGACTGCGCCACATTGATTTCGCAGCACGGCTAATGGACGTCTGGCTGAACGCGATGTTGGTCGCTCTGCATGCGGTGCTCGCGGCGGTGAGCGCGGGTCACGCGCTGCTGTACAAGCGGGACTCGCGCGCCGCGCTCGGCTGGAT
Coding sequences within:
- a CDS encoding outer membrane protein assembly factor: MQFRHFLIIACACAVGPASAITGVDVEVSGLQATLAENVRVFLSIAEEEESDEQAPSERRVRRLHSEAPDEIREALRPFGYYAPRIRARLTRTEDGWIAHYRIQPGPPTIVRTIDIEVLGPGDEEPAVRNAVAGIDLRKGVRLEHSAYENAKSAVYDAVYGAGYLDARYKRSQLVVRPEVLQAEVHLKLKTGRQYYFGDVDIEQDVLNPEFVQRFVNFGPGDPFDTNKLLDLQLALTDSGYFDNVELRIDKDEAVNQRVPVAVVTQPTRPRRYSIGAGYGTDTGPRLSLGIEFRRINRRGHSFRADVQLSPIKNAFSTQYLIPIKNVATDNIAIAGTLQQEEIGDADTEQLILGVSRNEFWRGFQRRLYFNYQREHFNFGPGTGREENLLYSGITLARKRTDDPLFARKGYSVNLDVHGGDGNLLSSTSFVRTLAEARAVFPLTQRSRLLLHSEAGAVLVDDFVALPPSQRFFTGGDRTVRGYDYQDIGPLSDLGANVGGRYLLAGGVEADYLLFGDFGGAVFFDVGDAFNGTPDPQKTVGVGLRYRSPVGMIRLDFAHPLDDPNDSFRFHLSIGPDL
- a CDS encoding translocation/assembly module TamB domain-containing protein — its product is MKRLLKYTLLSVFVVLVLAVATLAFVAATETGTRAAWNLARGFLPDGLKVAAVEGRLLGPLVIRGLDYRTPDFHLSVRAGELRWTSGDLWRERVLTVDLIGIDGVRYTQLRAAPPAPEKKSGPLRLPENIDLPLDVRLHKFRLQDVAYRTARDAKSVFLRNAVVSADYFGSQLTVDRLNIDAPLLTLNGRARIDASGPYPLNAALRWTARPPDYPAAHGRTTMTGALRDAVELKQSLQAPYRTQARVTVNKPLEKSAFDARLNLEQIDLRVIDKTLPPITLSMQAQAAGQPRDIALAVNTSVREPAYGTLNLALNGGFAGQRVTIDRLALSSPQRPARLDAQGTVALRGKQPEVDVEADWQALRWPLSGKAQIRSPKGRLSVDGTLDAARMKLAAALSGATLMQAGIKDTKTLNAIFRGGFADKVLTIGDLDVSLGEQRLIAQGRVVMAGKQPDLDVRANWQDLRWPLAGKPLLMSSPEGQVTLAGTPENLDARLSVGVGEKGRIEGNATRAGGRIDVALDWRELRWPLAGAARVISSHGTFDVRGRIENLRARLSARLAGPVFSSAGIEAEQQLRANFAGGLKDQIVHIERFALGLAEEKTELTAAGQVALKKQSKFDLDVGWQALRWPLAGPAQVESSTGKLTLDGPLEDVRARLSAALSGTTLMQAGIEQEQQVTLDFDGGFKNQVLTIDQFAAGLDEQQFSAQGRAVLKGEQPDLDMQAQWRQLRWPLAGDTMIASPDGEVVVRGTSENLRAQLNVGVGDDGRIQGRATRAGQNIDLALDWHELQWPMTDPQVKIPSGRLAVSGPLQDYQVKLNTEVDAPDLAGAAINVAGYGSLQFLDLTRIDIEALSGAIGGQARVAWKPALQAKVALDAQGLDPGELLADWPGTLGFRVRAQAAQAGDQLVATLEDLSIDGRLRDHPVQADARGAYDAQGIELETLNVASGESSLRAEGRVGDTLDLNWEIESPDLSQLLPAAAGEISGEGSAQGPLQRPRAEVSLTGSGLRYQTFQMQSLNLDANVDASGDRRSVVNLALDNGRSSDIRLKRITLAGEGTPLAHTVALTARTSTGNADVSLNGGLDDAWQSDQRWRFELDEATFKYPRLAPWALPEPITGMASAARATLTRGCWASGDARLCVHGERTPAQMSGAMELTDFAFGYVRRLLPPDTRVDGGLDLQARFSQPAQGQPAAQLRVQTTPGRVASVATIPAVTRAAGDGGGAAPSPAQVSTLLEFRSSEIDFDMSERGLALSVALRLAEQGNIEIMAAVPNGEEPLPRRPLEGRIRTNLPDLSFISQLTPDTGRFEGRVTGDMRLAGSLRAPELYGRSVLTDGQAVLHQPGLNLQDIRIALAGQGKDGVDLNAAVRSGGGLLNVNGAFQFADRNMPRAQISIDGHEFLAFNAMDARVFISPDLEVAANTGRVRVTGELHVPRASIRPKELPESAVSVSGDQVIVRPGEDEAETADAGGMKVSARIRLIVGPRVTDEIGEQITDKLDEPPVYIEAFGLTAGIEGELLIIEGPGEPTRGTGELNVVEGRYQAYGQDLIIETGRILFPGGPISEPGLDVRAIRGDLEDEDVVVGVEARGSLQKPKFQLFSEPSMPQQEQLSYLVLGNAPGESSGGESSLLARAALALGLKGGNYLAENFGSRLGVDEIGLESSDTGTGDGEQASLVIGKYLSPKLYLSYGIGLLEPVSTVRLEYSITRSLEFVTETSGAQTGGDVIYTIERGQ